The following proteins are co-located in the Paraburkholderia phytofirmans PsJN genome:
- a CDS encoding tyrosine-type recombinase/integrase: protein MSQSDYSFWLDRLKQYLQDERYGKSVVRKYPHAVRRFLRDVAQHGQALEAISPTDVGQYLDRLRTRDQHALSTFSRNENRMAIHMLLRLVHNGDWPTQTMRDSAEDVAIHQVVAEYDAWMTEVRGLSAGTRQHNRFEARSLLRWLDDHGKNLTTVNVADLDAYIASRVASMRRRTKGTMVGTLRGVLRYLHSSGRMSIDLSVAIEATSAYAMEDIPSTIRPEDIDWVLDIVRRDCSPLGRRDYALLTLLTTYGLRAGEVLGMCLSDVDWHRERLRIQHTKTGSCSELPLMRLPADALLDYLCHGRPVTTQRLIFLRGRAPYQPLSGSAALHSMISRRFRAAGVSLPGKRGPHVLRHSRAASLLSGGVSIKVIGDVLGHRSERSTAVYLKLATDDLMAISLDLPQGAAS from the coding sequence GTGTCGCAATCAGATTACAGTTTCTGGCTTGATCGGCTGAAGCAGTATCTCCAGGATGAGCGGTACGGAAAATCGGTCGTGAGAAAGTACCCGCATGCTGTGCGCCGCTTTCTTCGCGACGTGGCTCAGCATGGACAGGCTCTCGAAGCCATATCTCCAACTGACGTTGGACAGTATCTTGACCGCCTTCGTACACGCGACCAGCATGCGCTCTCAACGTTTTCGCGAAACGAAAACCGGATGGCGATCCACATGTTGTTACGCCTGGTTCACAATGGAGATTGGCCGACGCAGACGATGCGCGATAGCGCTGAGGATGTCGCCATACACCAAGTGGTGGCCGAATACGACGCGTGGATGACGGAGGTTCGCGGGCTGTCCGCAGGCACGCGCCAGCACAATAGATTCGAAGCACGTTCGCTCTTACGATGGCTGGACGATCATGGCAAGAACCTCACCACTGTAAACGTTGCTGATCTCGATGCATACATCGCATCGAGAGTCGCCTCCATGCGGCGCCGGACCAAGGGGACGATGGTAGGCACGCTGCGCGGCGTATTGCGATATCTGCATAGTAGTGGCCGGATGTCCATCGATCTCTCGGTGGCGATCGAAGCGACGTCTGCATATGCGATGGAGGACATTCCATCAACGATCCGCCCGGAAGATATCGACTGGGTCCTCGACATTGTTCGACGTGATTGCTCACCGCTGGGTCGTCGCGACTATGCCCTGCTGACGCTGCTAACGACCTACGGCCTGCGCGCAGGGGAAGTCCTGGGTATGTGTCTGTCGGACGTCGATTGGCATCGTGAGAGGCTTCGTATCCAGCACACGAAAACTGGGAGCTGTTCAGAATTGCCCCTGATGCGCCTTCCGGCTGATGCGCTATTGGACTACCTTTGCCATGGGCGCCCCGTAACAACGCAGCGCCTCATCTTTTTGAGGGGACGCGCACCATACCAGCCGCTATCGGGGAGTGCTGCCCTTCATAGCATGATAAGTCGTCGGTTCAGGGCCGCCGGAGTTTCGCTACCGGGCAAACGCGGACCACATGTGCTGAGACACAGCCGTGCCGCGTCACTTCTCAGCGGTGGTGTATCAATTAAGGTGATCGGCGATGTCCTCGGACATCGCAGCGAACGGTCGACGGCCGTCTACCTCAAACTGGCGACCGATGATTTGATGGCGATCTCGTTGGATCTTCCACAGGGAGCGGCGTCATGA
- a CDS encoding tyrosine-type recombinase/integrase translates to MNTRENVSRFLDTQSIGPESCRHYRSILLEFEESLYGRMSVTDQAGTVPLREWLKQETQRLSLRNVICRIRVIARYLKWRTAEGGCSHPLLELRAQYGGHLGPIVCALLESDYESALQRLKPLSEWGSVLGPMMCEHVARMQSLGYRYEARMGDLRYFDRFLQQHPDLATAKLPQLLDAWSKESNRIRHQFRVQQCGLILSRALRRKDPAVSIMPVAAGLYSRTVEQERRPYVFTEAEIRALLDAARAFPSPRSPLRPIALHAMITLAYCAGLRVGEIAALRLRDLDLKSGLLEVRETKFFKSRRLPLAPSALNVLRAYVADRAASGAPVEEDAPMWWASLLRCGYSRKTIKELLRCVMRRAGLKTEHGRQGPRLHDIRHTFVAHRMTQWYRDGVNPQAHLPYLATYLGHKDIGSTLAYLHSTPELLRQASERYRQHSVDVLRAQGDAS, encoded by the coding sequence ATGAATACCAGAGAGAACGTCAGCCGGTTCCTTGACACGCAGTCGATCGGACCCGAATCATGCAGACATTACCGTAGCATCTTGCTGGAGTTCGAAGAATCACTGTATGGAAGGATGTCCGTCACCGATCAGGCTGGGACAGTACCGTTACGCGAGTGGTTGAAGCAGGAAACCCAGCGGCTGTCATTGAGAAATGTGATCTGCCGAATTCGCGTGATTGCCCGTTACCTCAAGTGGCGCACGGCGGAAGGGGGATGTTCCCATCCCTTGCTGGAACTGCGCGCACAGTATGGTGGGCACTTGGGGCCGATCGTCTGTGCCTTACTGGAAAGCGACTACGAAAGTGCTTTGCAGCGACTGAAACCATTGTCCGAATGGGGCAGCGTGCTTGGTCCGATGATGTGCGAGCACGTTGCACGGATGCAGTCACTGGGCTACCGATACGAGGCCCGTATGGGCGATCTACGATACTTCGACCGGTTTCTGCAACAGCATCCTGATCTGGCAACTGCCAAACTTCCCCAGCTACTTGATGCCTGGAGTAAAGAAAGCAACCGCATACGCCATCAGTTCCGAGTACAGCAGTGCGGGCTCATACTATCAAGGGCACTACGTCGGAAGGACCCGGCAGTCTCGATCATGCCAGTCGCGGCGGGACTATATAGCCGAACAGTCGAGCAAGAACGGCGTCCCTATGTGTTCACCGAAGCTGAGATCCGAGCGTTGCTCGATGCCGCCCGAGCGTTCCCGTCCCCGAGATCTCCTCTGCGACCAATTGCTTTGCATGCGATGATCACTTTGGCGTATTGCGCGGGCTTGCGTGTGGGTGAGATCGCCGCCCTGAGGTTGCGGGACCTGGATCTGAAGTCCGGACTACTCGAAGTTCGAGAGACGAAATTCTTCAAATCGCGCCGTTTGCCACTGGCACCCAGTGCGCTTAACGTATTGCGCGCCTATGTAGCTGACCGCGCCGCTTCGGGCGCACCGGTCGAGGAGGACGCCCCGATGTGGTGGGCGTCGCTATTACGATGCGGATACAGTCGAAAGACCATAAAGGAGCTTCTGCGCTGCGTGATGCGTCGTGCCGGGTTAAAGACTGAACATGGACGCCAGGGGCCGAGGCTTCACGATATCAGACATACATTCGTCGCGCATCGGATGACGCAATGGTATCGGGATGGCGTGAATCCACAAGCCCATCTGCCGTATCTCGCTACCTACCTTGGCCACAAGGACATCGGCTCGACACTCGCTTACTTACATAGCACCCCGGAGTTGCTTCGGCAGGCGAGCGAACGGTATCGGCAACACAGCGTCGACGTGCTGCGTGCGCAGGGGGATGCATCATGA
- a CDS encoding tyrosine-type recombinase/integrase, translated as MNRESLAYWLHAFFHEWLAEQRNCSRHTVLSYRDAWKLYLQFVARRHHRPVSALKLDELTADEVLAFLKHSESERRTSIGTRNCRLAAIRSFFRFVADREPLSAMQCAAVLSIPTKKGPKPEPDYLDGDEVAAILRRPDRSTPEGQRDHALLALLYNTGARIQEALDVCPSNIRLTAPAQVKLYGKGRKARICPLWPETAALLKALLERQPRPYNEPLFVNRYGGPLSAAGARFKLAQYVRAAAYDSPSLRKKRVHPHTFRHTAGVQMIAAGVDVTVIRNWFGHVSLDTTNHYARANIETKRLALEQVDRSTRPGSPPRWRRNPNLLAWLDAL; from the coding sequence ATGAACAGGGAGTCTCTCGCGTACTGGCTGCATGCCTTCTTCCATGAGTGGCTTGCGGAGCAACGCAACTGTTCGCGGCACACGGTCTTGTCTTATCGCGATGCCTGGAAACTCTATTTGCAATTCGTGGCCAGACGACACCACCGTCCAGTGAGCGCGCTCAAGCTGGATGAACTGACGGCCGACGAAGTTCTAGCGTTCTTGAAACACAGCGAGTCGGAGCGGCGTACCTCGATCGGCACGCGCAATTGCCGGCTAGCGGCGATTCGGTCATTCTTCCGATTCGTTGCGGATCGTGAGCCGTTGTCGGCCATGCAATGCGCCGCGGTATTGTCCATCCCAACCAAGAAGGGTCCCAAACCTGAACCCGATTACCTCGACGGCGATGAAGTAGCTGCGATTCTGCGCCGGCCGGACCGCTCGACGCCCGAAGGGCAACGCGATCATGCTCTCCTGGCCTTGTTATACAACACTGGAGCACGTATCCAGGAGGCGCTGGATGTCTGTCCCAGCAACATCCGGTTGACGGCGCCGGCTCAGGTCAAGCTATACGGCAAAGGGCGCAAGGCGCGAATATGTCCGCTCTGGCCGGAAACAGCGGCATTGCTCAAAGCCCTTCTCGAACGGCAGCCTAGACCCTATAACGAACCGCTGTTTGTCAATCGATATGGCGGACCACTCAGCGCGGCTGGTGCGCGATTTAAGCTCGCACAGTACGTGCGAGCCGCCGCGTACGATTCGCCGTCGCTGCGAAAGAAACGCGTACATCCGCATACGTTCCGCCATACCGCTGGTGTCCAAATGATAGCCGCCGGAGTCGACGTTACGGTGATCAGGAACTGGTTTGGGCACGTCAGTCTCGACACGACGAACCACTATGCTCGAGCCAACATCGAGACCAAGCGGCTCGCCCTTGAGCAGGTAGATCGCTCGACTCGACCTGGTAGCCCACCGCGATGGCGGCGTAACCCAAACTTGCTTGCCTGGCTCGACGCCCTGTGA
- a CDS encoding integrase, translating into MNNTLITPIAERPDWYRIEDDTVVTRDKAGNAVSLFGDDAWDIGAYAIGPRSTGLHFRGHLPDGVTRALSEATTRQWKQIMYFLMHEATDMVPASSTLQARSVYLREFAFFAAERQLTLYEGLSNVPIVLDYVAQAGMERKAQRLHSILVQLHRLGVGTTGLCVPLAQLHKPLLDRFAQRAEYAQYPVIPTRIYQHFLSTCEHDLGVAEDVADILSDYLARVYAGENPDVSAAVATNAVHFGCKDSPYVVSSLVASIRALCQLVILAFTGMRAREAENLPYDCLSETRLDGVTHYTIEGVTTKLSGGRPRRARWVTSPLAARAVRLAQRLSGEAHRAHGAPSYAESTDGSHLLFCRMGLRYGYVANRGASTLHLDVEAFRERVFPTITVEDIAELKRVDMHRAWEDEPKYAPGQQWPFTRHQLRRTLALYAHRSGLVTLPTLKRQLQHITQEMSMYYARGSAFAKGFIDIDRTHFAKEWVETQSLSEYLAYAQQVLFSDERLFGGHAAWTQSRAVQASPVSVYSRDQTVRMFRKGELAYRETVLGGCASIEPCKSTPLDWMRLDCLESNCRNLVVVPSKLQRVIKAQQVTVGKLRAVDDASVEYRIEVRTLQRLLDAQERLIKPEVT; encoded by the coding sequence ATGAACAACACGCTGATCACGCCGATCGCAGAGCGCCCCGACTGGTATCGGATCGAGGATGATACGGTCGTCACGCGCGACAAGGCTGGGAATGCCGTTTCGCTGTTTGGTGACGACGCCTGGGACATCGGCGCATACGCGATTGGGCCGCGCAGCACCGGCCTCCATTTTAGGGGCCACCTGCCTGACGGCGTGACCCGTGCTCTTTCAGAGGCGACCACGCGTCAGTGGAAGCAGATCATGTACTTTCTGATGCATGAAGCAACCGATATGGTACCGGCGTCCAGTACGCTTCAGGCTCGTTCGGTTTATCTGAGGGAATTCGCATTCTTTGCCGCCGAACGGCAGCTTACGCTCTACGAGGGGCTGTCCAATGTCCCCATTGTTCTGGACTATGTGGCACAAGCGGGGATGGAAAGGAAGGCCCAACGCCTTCATTCAATTCTGGTGCAGCTTCACCGTCTGGGCGTCGGGACCACCGGACTGTGTGTGCCGCTGGCCCAACTACATAAGCCTCTGCTCGATCGCTTCGCGCAACGCGCTGAATACGCACAATACCCTGTCATCCCGACGCGGATCTATCAGCACTTCCTGTCGACCTGTGAGCATGACCTCGGCGTCGCTGAGGACGTCGCTGACATCCTGTCGGATTACCTCGCACGCGTGTACGCCGGCGAGAATCCAGACGTCTCTGCAGCGGTCGCAACGAATGCTGTGCACTTCGGGTGCAAAGACTCCCCTTACGTCGTGTCGTCGCTTGTGGCGTCGATCCGCGCGCTATGCCAGCTTGTCATCCTGGCATTCACCGGCATGCGCGCGAGGGAAGCGGAGAACCTGCCGTACGACTGCCTGAGCGAGACCCGTCTGGATGGCGTGACGCACTACACCATCGAGGGCGTCACAACCAAGCTGTCGGGTGGTCGTCCCAGGCGCGCGCGCTGGGTGACCAGCCCGCTCGCCGCTCGTGCCGTCCGGCTTGCGCAGCGGCTGTCGGGCGAGGCTCACCGTGCGCACGGCGCACCGAGCTACGCCGAATCAACGGACGGGTCACACCTGCTGTTCTGCCGGATGGGTCTGCGTTATGGGTACGTGGCAAACCGTGGGGCGAGTACCCTGCATCTCGATGTCGAAGCGTTTCGTGAGCGCGTCTTCCCGACGATCACGGTCGAGGACATTGCCGAACTGAAGCGTGTCGACATGCACCGCGCGTGGGAAGACGAACCGAAGTACGCGCCCGGGCAGCAGTGGCCGTTCACGCGCCACCAGCTTCGCCGGACCCTGGCCCTCTACGCGCATCGGAGCGGACTCGTGACACTGCCGACGCTCAAGCGTCAGTTGCAGCACATCACGCAGGAAATGAGCATGTACTACGCCCGCGGCTCGGCGTTCGCGAAGGGCTTCATCGACATCGACAGGACCCACTTCGCGAAGGAATGGGTTGAGACACAGAGCCTGTCCGAATACCTTGCATACGCCCAGCAGGTGCTGTTCTCCGACGAGCGGCTGTTCGGCGGGCACGCAGCGTGGACGCAGAGCCGTGCCGTGCAGGCCTCGCCCGTGTCGGTTTATTCGCGCGACCAGACGGTGAGGATGTTCAGGAAGGGCGAGCTGGCGTACCGCGAGACGGTGCTGGGCGGCTGTGCCAGCATCGAACCGTGCAAGTCGACACCGCTCGACTGGATGCGTCTGGATTGTCTTGAGTCGAACTGCCGTAACCTCGTGGTCGTGCCGTCGAAGCTTCAGCGCGTGATCAAGGCGCAGCAGGTTACGGTCGGGAAGCTGCGCGCTGTCGACGATGCGAGCGTCGAATATCGTATCGAGGTCCGGACGCTGCAACGACTGCTTGATGCGCAGGAGAGACTGATCAAACCGGAGGTAACATGA
- a CDS encoding integrase, producing MLLHPERALLKWEGMSSRSDIGQICYLRRDTSSSHRARRTFDILSFSIERVRVVRLLVTQLSGRMALGAMRPATISIALRVVLDFVNWADRQGLHQVLCDEKATAEAVHRYFREKREQVSLGNLNRNSVGHDQRNLLSMLREFFGNDDFCTDARVLRRQLDASVPTAVPDTEAQAALLAWADALFTGISTLVLDFKSYPVRVSTARGESLCLVPHRHHRREDDNLHGHLLGWNLETGELRTREEIATHMAAAGAKDPRARAWMIASFAAKHLRAANEDAQSAIRRSHASMATLCFAALFLAETGVNLAQLLAMKWSPELVASLQDTSVVRQTFREIKYRAGGKGVTFTVSLGFMPKLKTYLALREYLVQNADCDALFILAGHYAKRRRPMGLPTQFLAQLYSRLDTLGIVLPRITARQWRAAKQDWAVSNHDPVVAARLMGHSLATALRSYSNGTDAAHKAEMGAFLASVEKTVLKPGNDPAGSIRSAVGVCIEFHKPAPIAASVTVQPDCRSTEGCLFCDQYRVHADAADIRKLLGCRHCVRLVSGRADSIEQYDTSFGAVLRRVDFLLDELRKRDAALVDQIEHDVDIEGNLDAFWSAKLDQLYELGVA from the coding sequence ATGCTGCTGCACCCCGAGCGAGCGCTGCTCAAGTGGGAAGGCATGAGCAGCCGTTCCGATATCGGGCAGATCTGCTACCTGAGGCGTGACACGTCAAGCTCGCACCGCGCGCGACGAACTTTCGATATCCTGAGCTTCAGCATCGAACGCGTCAGGGTCGTACGCCTGCTGGTGACGCAGCTTTCCGGGCGTATGGCCCTTGGCGCGATGCGTCCGGCAACGATCTCGATAGCGCTGCGCGTCGTGCTTGATTTCGTCAATTGGGCCGACAGACAGGGCTTGCATCAGGTGCTTTGTGACGAGAAGGCTACGGCGGAGGCAGTTCATCGCTACTTCCGCGAGAAACGCGAACAGGTTTCGCTGGGCAATCTGAACCGCAATTCCGTCGGCCACGATCAGCGTAATCTGTTGTCGATGCTCCGTGAGTTTTTCGGAAACGACGACTTCTGCACCGACGCGAGGGTGCTGCGCCGCCAACTGGATGCCTCTGTGCCGACTGCTGTGCCTGACACCGAGGCACAAGCCGCCCTGCTCGCGTGGGCTGACGCGCTCTTCACCGGCATCAGCACCCTGGTGCTCGACTTCAAGTCGTACCCGGTGCGCGTAAGCACGGCGCGTGGCGAGAGTCTTTGCCTAGTTCCGCACAGACACCACCGTCGTGAAGACGACAACTTGCACGGCCACCTGCTTGGCTGGAACCTGGAGACCGGGGAGCTGCGCACGCGGGAAGAAATCGCGACGCACATGGCTGCGGCAGGCGCTAAAGATCCTCGTGCGCGTGCGTGGATGATCGCCTCGTTTGCGGCTAAACATCTTAGGGCTGCGAACGAGGATGCGCAATCAGCGATCCGTCGCTCGCACGCTTCAATGGCGACCCTTTGCTTCGCCGCGCTGTTCCTGGCCGAAACGGGCGTCAACCTCGCGCAACTGCTGGCCATGAAGTGGAGCCCGGAGCTTGTCGCGAGCCTGCAGGATACGTCAGTTGTACGTCAGACGTTTCGCGAGATCAAGTACCGTGCAGGCGGGAAGGGGGTGACGTTCACCGTCTCGCTGGGCTTCATGCCGAAGCTCAAGACGTATCTGGCGTTGCGAGAGTATCTGGTGCAGAACGCGGACTGCGACGCGTTGTTCATTCTAGCCGGGCATTACGCAAAGCGACGACGGCCAATGGGTCTCCCAACTCAATTTCTGGCTCAGCTTTACAGTCGACTCGATACGCTCGGGATCGTGCTACCGCGCATTACCGCACGTCAGTGGCGTGCGGCGAAGCAGGATTGGGCGGTGAGCAACCACGACCCTGTCGTCGCAGCCAGACTGATGGGCCACTCCTTGGCCACGGCGCTGCGCTCATACTCGAACGGCACAGACGCCGCGCACAAGGCCGAGATGGGCGCGTTCCTCGCTTCGGTCGAGAAGACCGTGCTGAAGCCCGGCAACGACCCGGCGGGCAGCATCAGGAGCGCGGTGGGCGTCTGCATCGAGTTCCACAAACCTGCGCCGATCGCAGCTTCAGTCACCGTACAGCCTGACTGCCGCTCGACCGAAGGATGTCTCTTCTGCGACCAGTACCGCGTGCACGCCGACGCCGCCGACATCCGCAAGCTGCTGGGCTGCCGTCACTGCGTCAGGCTCGTGAGCGGGCGTGCTGACTCGATCGAGCAGTACGACACATCGTTCGGCGCCGTGCTGCGGCGCGTTGACTTCCTGCTGGATGAGCTGCGCAAGCGCGACGCCGCGCTGGTCGATCAGATCGAGCACGACGTTGATATCGAAGGGAATCTGGACGCGTTCTGGTCGGCCAAGCTCGACCAGCTTTACGAACTGGGAGTGGCATGA
- a CDS encoding site-specific integrase, producing MTARRTTIRQLALTEVANRDTPGAAAISITMPKGGTIYHTVPLADPDTGKRRDARPRWIAGSFPLFPVVRLADGAPWAEANLWLIDMMESKSSPNMLTFASIADDLVAFRRYLDDEGVDWLTFPANKRQRPTYRYSASIRLAVQAGELSPGVARRRMGAVVRFYRWLMAEAGFKPANAPWVESGRFIEFRDQKGFSSTIEVKTTDLSISGRRADDPWDDHIQDGGRLRPLPSSEQSVLLESLATLGNSEMTLVHLFALLTGARIQTVLTVRAKHVMRKPGEFHGGDIRLACGPGTGIDTKGDVKGVLHLPRGFYERLYIYVHSDRARKRRQLADGGDHFDQPLFLSHRGAPLYEDRGSRGPLSTGPQVRRHVKTGQAVRQFIRDELLPMMRVQLGNPRYEFSYHDLRATFGLNTVDAMTASKTSYTRALDQLRQLMWHVQPSTTERYLAYRENRKLFDAVQDGWGAHLSTLVTRTLDTAVTV from the coding sequence ATGACGGCAAGACGAACCACCATCCGGCAACTGGCACTGACCGAGGTCGCTAACCGCGACACTCCAGGTGCGGCGGCGATCAGCATCACCATGCCCAAGGGCGGCACCATCTATCACACGGTCCCGCTCGCAGACCCCGACACCGGCAAGCGGCGCGACGCCCGTCCGCGGTGGATCGCAGGTAGCTTCCCTCTCTTTCCCGTTGTCCGGCTCGCGGACGGTGCGCCGTGGGCTGAGGCGAACCTCTGGCTCATCGATATGATGGAGTCGAAGTCCTCGCCCAACATGCTGACGTTCGCCAGCATCGCTGACGACCTGGTGGCATTCCGTCGTTACCTGGATGACGAAGGCGTCGACTGGCTGACGTTCCCCGCGAACAAGCGGCAACGCCCAACCTACCGCTACAGCGCCTCGATCAGGCTGGCCGTGCAGGCTGGCGAACTTTCTCCGGGTGTTGCCAGGCGCCGTATGGGCGCCGTGGTGCGCTTCTATCGCTGGCTCATGGCAGAAGCGGGCTTCAAGCCTGCGAACGCGCCGTGGGTCGAATCTGGCCGTTTCATCGAGTTCAGGGACCAGAAGGGCTTCAGCAGCACGATCGAGGTCAAGACCACCGACCTGTCGATCAGTGGCCGGCGCGCAGATGACCCGTGGGACGATCACATCCAGGACGGCGGTCGCCTGCGCCCGCTCCCCTCATCCGAGCAGTCGGTGCTGCTCGAATCGTTAGCCACTCTCGGCAATTCCGAGATGACGCTCGTTCATCTGTTCGCGCTGTTGACTGGCGCTCGCATCCAGACGGTACTGACCGTGCGTGCGAAACACGTAATGCGCAAGCCGGGCGAGTTTCACGGCGGCGACATACGTCTCGCCTGCGGGCCAGGTACAGGTATCGACACGAAGGGCGATGTCAAGGGCGTGTTGCACCTGCCGCGCGGTTTCTACGAGCGGCTCTACATCTATGTGCACAGCGATCGAGCTCGCAAGCGTCGCCAACTGGCAGACGGCGGCGATCACTTCGACCAGCCGCTCTTTCTAAGCCATCGCGGTGCGCCGCTCTACGAGGACCGCGGGTCGCGTGGCCCGCTCAGCACCGGCCCGCAGGTGCGCCGCCATGTCAAGACCGGGCAGGCCGTTCGCCAGTTCATCAGGGACGAACTGTTGCCCATGATGCGCGTGCAGCTCGGCAACCCCAGGTATGAGTTCAGCTACCACGACCTGCGAGCGACCTTTGGGCTCAATACGGTCGACGCGATGACAGCGAGCAAGACGAGCTACACGCGGGCGCTCGATCAGTTGCGACAGTTGATGTGGCACGTACAACCATCTACGACCGAGCGCTACCTCGCTTACCGCGAGAATCGTAAGCTGTTCGATGCTGTTCAGGATGGCTGGGGTGCGCACCTGTCGACGCTGGTCACACGCACCCTCGACACTGCGGTGACAGTATGA
- a CDS encoding AraC family transcriptional regulator, producing MAHLRLPPSDGIIEWHRHTWGQIACPRVGSIRVSAPGMMWIVPLWRAVWIPPGIDHQVVMLGHVEFHALYIEPGASPLPSDACSVIEVSDLMRVLTGSLAASTQASPRHRQLAMQLLLEEIRGAPTLPLGLPLPTERRLRTLCAAMMEEPGSQRTLQEWARVVGASDRTLARLFQSELNTSFAIWRRQLRLSRAIDLIGRGVPLHVVAAELGYANAPAFSTMFRHALGFPPSQLTGTAATRRR from the coding sequence ATGGCGCACCTGCGCCTGCCACCGTCGGACGGCATCATCGAATGGCACCGGCATACATGGGGACAGATCGCCTGCCCTCGCGTGGGGAGCATCCGGGTGAGCGCACCCGGCATGATGTGGATCGTGCCGCTCTGGCGTGCGGTGTGGATTCCGCCCGGCATTGATCATCAGGTGGTGATGCTCGGACACGTCGAGTTTCATGCCCTCTACATCGAACCGGGGGCGTCCCCGCTACCCTCTGATGCGTGCTCGGTCATCGAGGTCTCAGACCTGATGCGCGTGCTGACCGGGTCACTTGCCGCCAGCACGCAGGCTTCGCCCCGCCACCGGCAACTCGCCATGCAGTTGCTGCTCGAGGAAATTCGCGGTGCACCGACGCTGCCCCTGGGCCTGCCGTTGCCCACGGAACGGCGGCTGCGCACGCTGTGCGCGGCGATGATGGAAGAGCCGGGCTCGCAGCGCACGCTCCAGGAGTGGGCCCGCGTGGTCGGCGCAAGCGACAGGACGTTGGCCCGGCTTTTCCAGAGCGAACTGAATACGAGCTTCGCAATCTGGCGTCGTCAGTTGAGACTCTCACGTGCCATCGACCTCATCGGCCGGGGCGTTCCGCTGCATGTGGTCGCCGCCGAACTCGGCTATGCGAATGCGCCGGCCTTCTCCACCATGTTCCGGCATGCCCTTGGCTTTCCACCCTCGCAGCTCACAGGCACGGCAGCCACGCGGCGGCGCTGA